A region from the Drosophila bipectinata strain 14024-0381.07 chromosome 3R, DbipHiC1v2, whole genome shotgun sequence genome encodes:
- the CCHa2 gene encoding neuropeptide CCHamide-2 isoform X1 — protein MDPITHTRRMIDGPFGISCNMKSTISLLLVVICTVVLAAQQSQAKKGCQAFGHVCYGGHGKRSLSSGSGTGVGESASSGQEQDYLRPNGLMPMMAPNEQALAVPPEAEFNDYPARQVLYKIMRSWFNRPRRPSPRLGELDYPLSNSGEINALN, from the exons ATGGATCCAATTACGCACACACGGCGTATGATTGATGGGCCGTTCGGCATCAGCT GTAACATGAAATCCACAATTTCTTTGCTGCTGGTTGTCATCTGCACCGTGGTCCTGGCCGCCCAACAGAGTCAAGCGAAAA AGGGTTGTCAGGCCTTTGGCCATGTGTGCTACGGTGGACATGGCAAGCGCTCTCTGAGCTCCGGATCCGGAACGGGAGTGGGCGAGAGCGCCAGTAGCGGTCAGGAGCAGGACTATTTGCGTCCAAATGGTCTAATGCCCATGATGGCACCAAATGAACAGGCTCTGGCAGTACCACCCGAGGCCGAATTTAATGACTATCCCGCCCGGCAGGTGCTCTACAAAATTATGAGATCTTGG TTTAATCGACCCCGCCGACCATCACCCCGATTGGGTGAACTGGACTACCCGCTGTCGAACTCCGGCGAAATTAATGCTTTAAACTAA
- the CCHa2 gene encoding neuropeptide CCHamide-2 isoform X2 yields the protein MIDGPFGNMKSTISLLLVVICTVVLAAQQSQAKKGCQAFGHVCYGGHGKRSLSSGSGTGVGESASSGQEQDYLRPNGLMPMMAPNEQALAVPPEAEFNDYPARQVLYKIMRSWFNRPRRPSPRLGELDYPLSNSGEINALN from the exons ATGATTGATGGGCCGTTCG GTAACATGAAATCCACAATTTCTTTGCTGCTGGTTGTCATCTGCACCGTGGTCCTGGCCGCCCAACAGAGTCAAGCGAAAA AGGGTTGTCAGGCCTTTGGCCATGTGTGCTACGGTGGACATGGCAAGCGCTCTCTGAGCTCCGGATCCGGAACGGGAGTGGGCGAGAGCGCCAGTAGCGGTCAGGAGCAGGACTATTTGCGTCCAAATGGTCTAATGCCCATGATGGCACCAAATGAACAGGCTCTGGCAGTACCACCCGAGGCCGAATTTAATGACTATCCCGCCCGGCAGGTGCTCTACAAAATTATGAGATCTTGG TTTAATCGACCCCGCCGACCATCACCCCGATTGGGTGAACTGGACTACCCGCTGTCGAACTCCGGCGAAATTAATGCTTTAAACTAA
- the CCHa2 gene encoding neuropeptide CCHamide-2 isoform X3 has translation MGNMKSTISLLLVVICTVVLAAQQSQAKKGCQAFGHVCYGGHGKRSLSSGSGTGVGESASSGQEQDYLRPNGLMPMMAPNEQALAVPPEAEFNDYPARQVLYKIMRSWFNRPRRPSPRLGELDYPLSNSGEINALN, from the exons GTAACATGAAATCCACAATTTCTTTGCTGCTGGTTGTCATCTGCACCGTGGTCCTGGCCGCCCAACAGAGTCAAGCGAAAA AGGGTTGTCAGGCCTTTGGCCATGTGTGCTACGGTGGACATGGCAAGCGCTCTCTGAGCTCCGGATCCGGAACGGGAGTGGGCGAGAGCGCCAGTAGCGGTCAGGAGCAGGACTATTTGCGTCCAAATGGTCTAATGCCCATGATGGCACCAAATGAACAGGCTCTGGCAGTACCACCCGAGGCCGAATTTAATGACTATCCCGCCCGGCAGGTGCTCTACAAAATTATGAGATCTTGG TTTAATCGACCCCGCCGACCATCACCCCGATTGGGTGAACTGGACTACCCGCTGTCGAACTCCGGCGAAATTAATGCTTTAAACTAA
- the CCHa2 gene encoding neuropeptide CCHamide-2 isoform X4, with translation MKSTISLLLVVICTVVLAAQQSQAKKGCQAFGHVCYGGHGKRSLSSGSGTGVGESASSGQEQDYLRPNGLMPMMAPNEQALAVPPEAEFNDYPARQVLYKIMRSWFNRPRRPSPRLGELDYPLSNSGEINALN, from the exons ATGAAATCCACAATTTCTTTGCTGCTGGTTGTCATCTGCACCGTGGTCCTGGCCGCCCAACAGAGTCAAGCGAAAA AGGGTTGTCAGGCCTTTGGCCATGTGTGCTACGGTGGACATGGCAAGCGCTCTCTGAGCTCCGGATCCGGAACGGGAGTGGGCGAGAGCGCCAGTAGCGGTCAGGAGCAGGACTATTTGCGTCCAAATGGTCTAATGCCCATGATGGCACCAAATGAACAGGCTCTGGCAGTACCACCCGAGGCCGAATTTAATGACTATCCCGCCCGGCAGGTGCTCTACAAAATTATGAGATCTTGG TTTAATCGACCCCGCCGACCATCACCCCGATTGGGTGAACTGGACTACCCGCTGTCGAACTCCGGCGAAATTAATGCTTTAAACTAA
- the LOC108130676 gene encoding WD repeat-containing protein 36 — protein sequence MTHLQPEEKEVESRGAFKESSRIFRRNRALGYVSNQVPAVTRYVQRRRDTLIITCIGRSFQVYTASHLRLLHVSGLHPDEITALATDRLHTYTASNKCIYAWRAGKHIRHVYRGHQKDVHLLLPFGSSLISVDRDNVLKVWSIPTEEVYLEVPFRIEEFKITAVAHPPTYINKIVLGSQQGLLKILNIKKNTVVCTLNHHESRITCIETAPALDVVAVGYGDGSIQLINLKFDEVLMGFKQDWGQVTSLAFRTDGPPILVSACSNGYMAFWNLEERKLAGQLHAHEDQVTTAICLPSEPVVFTTSPDNSMKLFVFDMPDGGARQLRIREGHTKPPLCIRYHGNSGVSILSSGEDSTLRVFSTLSESLNKSMGRASYNPKSTKTKNRFQYDKYIMPPIVEFTSDTTREKEWDNIAAIHTGIIQTTTWTFDKNRMGQHRLVPQQFENKNRTNFLNETTCIVLTHCGNFVIVGYSSGDIERFNIQSGIHRASYGSPGHKMAVRGLATDNLNQCVISGCSEGLLKFWPFKGKVEKPLAVLRLADGIALMRQHRESSMLAIGLETFKVFVVDMHTRVIVRKFAGHTAKLNDMTFSPDSRWLITAAMDSTIKVWDIPSAYMVDHFRVERPCVSLTMSPNGDFLATAHVNLLGVYLWANKTLFNQVSLRSIDPKEPAPYVGLPTNVCDAIELEDCLQELEIDDDAEEGELVDAKYETPSQLSEELITLSGLAASRWQNLLDLELIKQRNKPKAPPKAPKQAPFFLPTVSGLELRFDVENGQKAEDGSHFRQATVLNNLTGFGKLLEVTASSGDFAPAVSHITKLGPSMVDFEIKSMHPDAGGTLLAMLQFIKMIEFMFGTNHNFELAQSYLSVFLRSHGLGLTDSAELVRALRSVSKVQEEAWQRVEEKLIYGTGVVAALRNFAH from the exons ATGACTCACCTGCAGCCAGAAGAAAAAGAGGTCGAGTCGCGCGGGGCATTCAAGGAGAGCAGTCGCATCTTCCGACGAAACCGCGCCTTGGGCTATGTAAGCAACCAGGTTCCAGCAGTTACACGGTACGTCCAGCGCCGGCGGGACACGCTGATAATCACCTGCATCGGCCGATCCTTTCAAGTGTACACCGCTAGCCACTTGCGACTGTTGCATGTGAGCGGTCTGCACCCGGACGAGATCACGGCTCTAGCTACAGATCGCCTGCACACGTATACTGCCAGCAACAAGTGCATCTACGCATGGCGGGCGGGCAAACACATTCGGCATGTGTACCGGGGACATCAGAAGGATGTCCATCTACTTCTGCCCTTTGGCTCTAGCCTTATTTCCGTAGACAGGGATAATGTCCTGAAAGTGTGGAGCATTCCCACGGAGGAGGTATATCTGGAAGTACCTTTTCGGATTGAAGAGTTCAAGATCACTGCCGTGGCCCATCCGCCCACCTATATCAATAAAATTGTGCTCGGCTCCCAGCAGGGACTGCTCAAAATTCTAAACATCAAGAAGAACACCGTAGTCTGTACCTTAAACCACCACGAGAGCAGGATAACCTGCATCGAAACGGCTCCAGCTTTGGACGTGGTTGCAGTCGGCTATGGTGATGGATCTATTCAACTCATTAACCTCAAATTTGATGAAGTGCTGATGGGTTTTAAGCAGGATTGGGGTCAGGTGACCAGTCTGGCTTTCAGAACAGATGGACCCCCTATTTTGGTGTCTGCCTGCAGCAATGGGTACATGGCCTTCTGGAACCTGGAGGAACGGAAGCTGGCCGGACAGCTGCATGCCCACGAGGACCAGGTTACCACCGCTATTTGCCTGCCTAGCGAGCCGGTTGTGTTCACCACCTCGCCAGACAACTCGATGAAGCTATTTGTTTTCGATATGCCAGACGGTGGAGCCAGGCAGCTGAGGATCCGGGAGGGTCATACGAAACCGCCTCTGTGCATCCGTTACCATGGAAACTCAGGGGTTTCGATACTCTCCTCCGGCGAAGACAGCACTCTGAGAGTGTTTTCCACCCTGTCCGAGTCGCTAAACAAAAGCATGGGTCGGGCCAGCTACAAtccaaaatccacaaaaaccAAGA ATCGCTTCCAGTACGACAAGTATATTATGCCGCCCATTGTGGAGTTCACCTCGGACACTACCCGCGAGAAGGAGTGGGACAACATAGCCGCCATTCATACTGGCATTATCCAGACCACCACATGGACATTCGACAAGAACCGCATGGGCCAACATCGGTTGGTGCCGCAGCAATTCGAAAACAAGAATCGCACAAACTTTCTGAACGAGACCACTTGCATCGTGTTGACGCACTGCGGTAACTTTGTGATTGTTGGCTACAGCAGTGGCGACATTGAACGCTTCAACATCCAGTCGGGTATTCATCGGGCCAGCTATGGTTCTCCGGGTCACAAGATGGCAGTGCGAGGCTTGGCAACCGACAATCTAAACCAATGCGTCATCTCCGGTTGCTCTGAGGGCCTTCTCAAGTTCTGGCCTTTTAAAGGAAAGG TTGAGAAGCCCTTGGCGGTTCTCCGGTTGGCGGATGGTATTGCCTTGATGCGGCAACATCGCGAGAGCTCCATGCTGGCCATCGGGCTGGAAACGTTCAAGGTGTTTGTCGTGGACATGCACACCAGGGTGATAGTGCGCAAGTTCGCGGGTCACACAGCCAAGCTGAACGACATGACATTCAGTCCGGACAGTCGCTGGCTGATCACCGCAGCCATGGACTCCACCATCAAGGTGTGGGACATACCCTCGGCTTACATGGTGGATCACTTTCGGGTGGAGCGGCCGTGTGTGTCACTCACCATGTCCCCGAATGGTGATTTTCTGGCAACAGCGCACGTCAATCTCCTGGGAGTCTATCTGTGGGCCAATAAGACCCTTTTCAATCAGGTCTCTTTGCGCTCCATCGATCCTAAAGAACCTGCTCCATACGTGGGACTGCCCACCAATGTTTGCGATGCCATCGAGCTGGAAGACTGCTTGCAGGAGCTGGAGATCGACGACGATGCTGAGGAAGGTGAACTTGTTGATGCCAAGTACGAAACACCAAGCCAACTCTCGGAGGAGCTGATTACACTGTCCGGATTGGCTGCGTCTCGGTGGCAAAATCTCCTGGACCTGGAACTCATCAAGCAGCGCAACAAGCCGAAAGCCCCTCCCAAGGCTCCCAAGCAGGCTCCGTTCTTCCTGCCCACCGTTTCCGGTCTGGAGCTGCGCTTTGATGTGGAGAATGGTCAGAAGGCAGAGGATGGTTCACACTTCCGCCAGGCCACCGTCCTAAATAACCTAACTGGCTTTGGAAAACTTCTGGAGGTAACGGCAAGCAGTGGGGACTTCGCTCCGGCTGTCAGCCACATAACGAAACTGGGTCCTTCGATGGTGGACTTTGAAATTAAATCGATGCATCCCGATGCTGGTGGCACTCTCCTCGCCATGCTGCAGTTCATCAAGATGATTGAGTTTATGTTCGGGACCAACCACAACTTTGAACTGGCCCAGTCCTACTTGAGTGTCTTCCTGCGATCCCACGGCCTCGGCCTGACCGACTCTGCTGAGCTGGTGAGGGCGTTGCGCAGTGTCTCCAAGGTGCAAGAGGAGGCATGGCAGCGAGTGGAAGAGAAGCTAATATATGGAACGGGGGTGGTGGCAGCACTTCGAAACTTTGCGCATTAA
- the Droj2 gene encoding dnaJ homolog subfamily A member 4, with protein MVKETGYYDLLGVKPNATPEELKKAYRKLALKYHPDKNPNEGEKFKAISQAYEVLSDTDKRQVYDEGGEAAIKKGGADSGDFRNPMDFFEKFFGAGFGGGGGGRRRERRGKDVVHQMSVQLEELYNGATRKLQLQKNVICDKCEGRGGKKGSIEKCMQCRGNGVETRVQQIAPGIMQHIEQVCRKCSGTGETIQEKDRCKNCNGRKTVRERKVLEVHIEKGMRDGQKIVFNGEGDHEPESQPGDIIILLDEKEHATFAHAGQDLMMKMPLQLVEALCGFQRIVKTLDDRDLLVSTKPGEVIRHEMTKCIADEGMPIYKNPMEKGLLIIQFEVIFPDVINPTVVPALQQCLPPAPQVDIPIDAEHTELVDFDPKARRNQHQRMAYDEDDGGYQDGPRVQQCTSS; from the exons ATGGTCAAAGAAACTGGGTACTATGATCTTCTGGGCGTAAAGCCCAATGCCACGCCCGAGGAGCTGAAGAAGGCCTACCGGAAGCTGGCCCTGAAATACCACCCCGACAAAAACCCAAACGAGGGAGAGAAGTTCAAGGCCATCTCCCAGGCCTACGAAGTGCTGTCGGATACGGACAAGCGTCAGGTGTACGACGAGGGCGGTGAGGCGGCGATCAAGAAGGGTGGAGCCGACTCCGGCGACTTCCGGAATCCGATGGACTTCTTTGAGAAGTTCTTCGGTGCTGGCtttggcggcggcggcggcggtcgACGACGAGAGCGACGCGGCAAGGATGTGGTGCATCAGATGTCCGTGCAGCTGGAGGAGCTGTACAACGGCGCCACCCGGAAGCTGCAGCTGCAGAAGAACGTCATTTGCGACAAGTGCGAGGGCCGTGGAGGCAAGAAGGGCAGCATCGAGAAGTGTATGCAGTGCCGAGGCAACGGTGTGGAGACCCGTGTCCAGCAGATCGCCCCCGGTATCATGCAGCACATCGAGCAGGTGTGCCGCAAGTGCTCGGGCACCGGCGAGACCATCCAGGAGAAGGACCGTTGCAAGAACTGCAACGGCAGGAAAACGGTGCGGGAGCGAAAGGTCCTCGAAGTGCACATCGAGAAGGGTATGCGGGACGGCCAGAAGATTGTGTTTAATGGCGAGGGTGATCACGAGCCGGAATCTCAGCCTGGCGATATTATTATTCTGCTGGACGAAAAGGAGCATGCGACGTTCGCGCATGCCGGGCAGGACCTCATGATGAAGATGCCATTGCAGCTGGTCGAAGCCCTGTGCGGCTTCCAACGAATTGTCAAGACTCTGGATGATCGCGATCTGCTCGTCTCCACAAAACCCGGTGAAGTTATCCGGCACGAGATGACCAAGTGCATTGCCGACGAGGGCATGCCCATTTACAAGAACCCCATGGAAAAGGGACTGTTGATCATTCAGTTCGAGGTAATCTTCCCCGACGTGATCAATCCGACAGTGGTGCCCGCCCTCCAACAGTGCCTGCCACCGGCGCCGCAGGTTGACATTCCAATCGATGCAGAGCACACTGAGTTG GTGGACTTTGATCCCAAGGCCCGCCGCAACCAACACCAGCGCATGGCCTACGACGAGGACGATGGCGGCTATCAGGATGGCCCCCGAGTCCAGCAGTGCACATCGAGCTAA
- the mRpS21 gene encoding small ribosomal subunit protein bS21m: MRHAQFLARTVLVQNNNVEEACRLLNRVLGKEELLDQFRRTRFYEKPYQVRRRVNFEKCKAIYNEDMNRKIQFVLRKNRVEPFPGCS; the protein is encoded by the exons aTGAGACACGCACAATTTCTGGCCCGTACGGTTCTCGTGCAAAACAATAACGTGGAGGAGGCCTGCCGTCTTCTGAACCGCGTCTTGGGAAAGGAGGAACTTCTGGACCAGTTTCGCCGGACACGCTTCTATGAGAAGCCCTACCAG GTTCGGCGCCGTGTCAACTTTGAAAAGTGCAAGGCCATTTACAACGAGGATATGAACCGGAAGATTCAATTCGTGCTTCGCAAGAACCGCGTTGAACCTTTCCCCGGATGCAGTTAG
- the LOC108130671 gene encoding uncharacterized protein isoform X1, translated as MAANNLVAVLLLASICMAHAYPALLPYIYNPSKRNGGDNVFPQIEDDVSELDQLRNEPGAILAKRQQDGSTARTTTTTKESVEEVAAAPESGQSPNASIMTDLERQLEVATPLISTTTTTSTSATTTTATSKEEGERSQLEEPKTHIKPVVEPTAHSKAFYGAARLAFGQNPEVLPTTTTTSTTTTSTTTTTTPAPPPETQPEEEKEPEAEVEEESEPEAAVDVAGEPSDPEDPAGDVAETELTALNPPKPKPSHPNANKETIGDIVFDVVARTTERRSSSPKMNAKSLLQSPNGQYSSFDMAQYIFWTGDETAVVKAVEELVQGKVITRENALKFLQDIRLGIEFLQRSYANRIFPEEVRQNQLKRHSPPSTNPPTTSTSTTTTTTTTSTTTEKPFPEVHPLDPESRILPGVGALPAKNFDSFSFWNKIKVLDNEAQQDLNDYDEGRAKIVEYLYNEYSLEEILYKLAKVMFAQSLSHGSDEAQMELQKLTEFLEREGNMGVIPLDLQKKVLRVLLSALSDTLTEHPELLPAARVNLANPYYRLPMHTPSQ; from the exons ATGGCGGCAAACAATCTGGTGGCCGTCCTCCTTTTGGCCAGTATCTGCATGGCCCACGCCTATCCGGCTCTGTTGCCCTACATCTACA ATCCTTCCAAACGTAACGGTGGAGACAATGTGTTTCCCCAGATCGAGGACGATGTGAGTGAGCTTGACCAGTTGCGAAACGAACCGGGAGCCATCTTGGCCAAACGTCAACAAGATGGCAGCACCGcccgcaccaccaccaccacaaaagAAAGCGTCGAGGAGGTGGCCGCCGCTCCAGAATCTGGCCAGAGCCCCAATGCAAGCATTATGACCGATTTGGAGCGGCAGCTGGAGGTGGCTACTCCTTTGATTTCGACCACCACAACCACTAGCACTTCGGCCACAACCACAACGGCCACTTCAAAAGAAGAGGGCGAACGATCCCAGCTGGAGGAGCCAAAAACCCATATCAAGCCGGTGGTGGAACCAACTGCACACTCCAAG GCATTTTACGGGGCTGCTCGTCTAGCTTTCGGTCAAAATCCAGAGGTTCTGCCAACAACCACAACTACGAGCACCACCACAACGTCTACTACTACCACAACAACGCCAGCTCCACCACCGGAAACTCAGCCAGAAGAGGAAAAGGAGCCGGAAGCCGAAGTTGAGGAAGAATCCGAGCCAGAGGCTGCAGTTGACGTGGCCGGAGAACCGTCAGATCCAGAAGATCCTGCGGGAGATGTGGCTGAAACCGAACTGACCGCTCTTAATCCACCTAAGCCCAAGCCAAGCCATCCCAATGCCAACAAAGAGACCATCGGAGATATTGTCTTCGATGTTGTGGCTCGCACCACGGAGCGAAGATCCAGTTCGCCAAAGATGAATGCCAAG AGTTTGCTGCAAAGTCCGAATGGTCAATATTCATCCTTCGACATGGCTCAATATATATTCTGGACTGGTGATGAAACGGCCGTGGTTAAGGCAGTCGAGGAATTGGTTCAAGGCAAGGTG ATCACCCGAGAGAACGCTCTGAAATTCCTACAAGATATTCGTCTTGGCATTGAATTCTTGCAACGCTCTTACGCCAATCGTATTTTTCCGGAAGAGGTTCGTCAAAATCAGCTGAAGCGACACAGTCCACCCAGCACCAATCCTCCAACCACATCCACATCAACCACCACAACAACGACGACCACGAGCACTACTACGGAAAAACCATTCCCAGAAGTACACCCCTTGGATCCCGAATCCAGAATTCTTCCAGGAGTTGGAGCACTACCAGCTAAGAACTTTGACAGCTTCAGTTTCTGGAACAAGATCAAAGTGCTGGACAATGAGGCACAACAAGACTTGAATGATTATGACGAGGGACGAGCTAAGATCGTAGAGTATTTGTACAATGAGTACTCCTTGGAGGAGATTCTGTATAAGCTGGCAAAG GTGATGTTTGCTCAGTCCTTATCGCACGGCTCTGATGAGGCTCAAATGGAGCTCCAAAAGCTTACAGAGTTCCTGGAGCGTGAGGGCAACATGGGTGTCATACCACTCGACTTGCAAAAGAAAGTTTTGA GAGTTCTGCTTAGCGCATTGTCGGACACCTTGACCGAACATCCGGAGCTTCTGCCGGCGGCGCGGGTTAACTTGGCCAACCCGTATTACAGGCTTCCAATGCATACCCCAAGTCAATAG
- the LOC108130671 gene encoding uncharacterized protein isoform X2, whose translation MAANNLVAVLLLASICMAHAYPALLPYIYNPSKRNGGDNVFPQIEDDVSELDQLRNEPGAILAKRQQDGSTARTTTTTKESVEEVAAAPESGQSPNASIMTDLERQLEVATPLISTTTTTSTSATTTTATSKEEGERSQLEEPKTHIKPVVEPTAHSKSLLQSPNGQYSSFDMAQYIFWTGDETAVVKAVEELVQGKVITRENALKFLQDIRLGIEFLQRSYANRIFPEEVRQNQLKRHSPPSTNPPTTSTSTTTTTTTTSTTTEKPFPEVHPLDPESRILPGVGALPAKNFDSFSFWNKIKVLDNEAQQDLNDYDEGRAKIVEYLYNEYSLEEILYKLAKVMFAQSLSHGSDEAQMELQKLTEFLEREGNMGVIPLDLQKKVLRVLLSALSDTLTEHPELLPAARVNLANPYYRLPMHTPSQ comes from the exons ATGGCGGCAAACAATCTGGTGGCCGTCCTCCTTTTGGCCAGTATCTGCATGGCCCACGCCTATCCGGCTCTGTTGCCCTACATCTACA ATCCTTCCAAACGTAACGGTGGAGACAATGTGTTTCCCCAGATCGAGGACGATGTGAGTGAGCTTGACCAGTTGCGAAACGAACCGGGAGCCATCTTGGCCAAACGTCAACAAGATGGCAGCACCGcccgcaccaccaccaccacaaaagAAAGCGTCGAGGAGGTGGCCGCCGCTCCAGAATCTGGCCAGAGCCCCAATGCAAGCATTATGACCGATTTGGAGCGGCAGCTGGAGGTGGCTACTCCTTTGATTTCGACCACCACAACCACTAGCACTTCGGCCACAACCACAACGGCCACTTCAAAAGAAGAGGGCGAACGATCCCAGCTGGAGGAGCCAAAAACCCATATCAAGCCGGTGGTGGAACCAACTGCACACTCCAAG AGTTTGCTGCAAAGTCCGAATGGTCAATATTCATCCTTCGACATGGCTCAATATATATTCTGGACTGGTGATGAAACGGCCGTGGTTAAGGCAGTCGAGGAATTGGTTCAAGGCAAGGTG ATCACCCGAGAGAACGCTCTGAAATTCCTACAAGATATTCGTCTTGGCATTGAATTCTTGCAACGCTCTTACGCCAATCGTATTTTTCCGGAAGAGGTTCGTCAAAATCAGCTGAAGCGACACAGTCCACCCAGCACCAATCCTCCAACCACATCCACATCAACCACCACAACAACGACGACCACGAGCACTACTACGGAAAAACCATTCCCAGAAGTACACCCCTTGGATCCCGAATCCAGAATTCTTCCAGGAGTTGGAGCACTACCAGCTAAGAACTTTGACAGCTTCAGTTTCTGGAACAAGATCAAAGTGCTGGACAATGAGGCACAACAAGACTTGAATGATTATGACGAGGGACGAGCTAAGATCGTAGAGTATTTGTACAATGAGTACTCCTTGGAGGAGATTCTGTATAAGCTGGCAAAG GTGATGTTTGCTCAGTCCTTATCGCACGGCTCTGATGAGGCTCAAATGGAGCTCCAAAAGCTTACAGAGTTCCTGGAGCGTGAGGGCAACATGGGTGTCATACCACTCGACTTGCAAAAGAAAGTTTTGA GAGTTCTGCTTAGCGCATTGTCGGACACCTTGACCGAACATCCGGAGCTTCTGCCGGCGGCGCGGGTTAACTTGGCCAACCCGTATTACAGGCTTCCAATGCATACCCCAAGTCAATAG
- the LOC108130672 gene encoding uncharacterized protein, with protein sequence MKHQQVVVDYWTMLKTSGMCLLLAVCGFVLLKMVQTVFWLPGHLKKNQLRLDELAKAYAKDLSEEERAEIEQLFNTNEPLTDDRLNKFLNKPETGEPKKDQ encoded by the exons ATGAAGCACCAACAAGTTGTGGTCGACTACTGGACCATGTTGAAGACGTCTGGTATGTGCTTATTACTGGCCGTCTGCGGATTTGTACTCCTCAA AATGGTGCAGACTGTTTTCTGGCTACCAGGACATCTTAAGAAAAACCAACTGCGTCTCGATGAACTGGCGAAGGCATATGCCAAGGATCTTAGCGAAGAAGAACGGGCCGAAATCGAACAGCTCTTTAATACCAACGAGCCATTAACAGATGACCGTCTCAACAAATTCCTAAACAAACCAGAGACAGGCGAGCCCAAAAAGGACCAGtag